One segment of Natronosalvus halobius DNA contains the following:
- a CDS encoding maltose acetyltransferase domain-containing protein, translated as MSTEKRKMIAGELYDPANPELVAERERARALTRRYNRAGESGGNDGNDDSDGDDDSDGDSDHRRQILEELLGSIGGECRIEPPFRCDYGYNVHVGEDFFANYDCVVLDVCPVEFGRNCLLGPDVHVYTATHPLEAAARRESLEYGKPVAVGDDVWIGGRAVLTPGVTVGDGAVVAAGAVVVDDVPAGVVVGGNPARVIREVPSAEGVEANEGGDGDEAEEET; from the coding sequence ATGTCCACTGAAAAACGAAAGATGATAGCCGGGGAGCTGTACGACCCCGCCAACCCCGAACTCGTTGCCGAGCGCGAGCGCGCTCGAGCGCTCACGCGTCGCTACAACCGGGCAGGCGAGAGCGGTGGCAACGACGGTAACGACGACAGTGACGGCGACGACGACAGCGACGGTGACAGCGACCACCGACGACAGATACTCGAGGAACTCCTCGGATCGATCGGCGGCGAGTGCCGGATCGAGCCACCCTTTCGCTGCGATTACGGGTACAACGTCCACGTCGGCGAGGACTTCTTCGCGAACTACGACTGCGTCGTCCTGGACGTCTGTCCCGTGGAGTTCGGCCGAAACTGCCTGCTCGGGCCCGACGTCCACGTCTACACGGCGACGCACCCGCTCGAGGCCGCCGCGCGACGCGAGAGCCTCGAGTACGGCAAGCCGGTCGCGGTCGGCGACGACGTCTGGATCGGCGGGCGGGCGGTACTCACCCCTGGCGTGACGGTCGGCGACGGCGCCGTCGTCGCGGCCGGCGCGGTCGTCGTCGACGACGTGCCGGCGGGCGTCGTGGTCGGCGGGAATCCCGCGCGGGTGATCAGGGAGGTGCCGTCGGCGGAGGGAGTTGAAGCGAACGAGGGCGGAGACGGAGACGAGGCAGAAGAAGAAACGTAA
- a CDS encoding diacylglycerol/lipid kinase family protein, with amino-acid sequence MHVPRVPPGSVRADGSGVAEPTDRVVICNPVSGSEDHLEQVHGLAADGGWELRVTEAEGDAHEYALEAAESGTELVAAAGGDGTVNEVVGGFVDSGVENWPTLLIVPAGTGNNAASNLGIESIGEAFSLAESGRRRRLDLGRANDRAFLNSCIGGLTAEASLETDSESKRRFGVLAYVLKTIETATNYDGAPLRVTLENADAETSVVWEGDVALAFIGNCRRFGRRQAQAHAEDGLLEVTLVENASMPSMVGATALDHLFDLDADGIVRHRVPRVTIESLHDEPITYSLDGEVLGAEELDLETLPGAISVVVGENYASNPDAEGAGW; translated from the coding sequence ATGCACGTCCCGAGGGTCCCTCCTGGATCGGTCCGAGCAGACGGTTCTGGGGTCGCCGAACCGACCGACAGAGTCGTGATCTGCAACCCGGTGAGTGGGAGCGAGGACCACCTCGAACAGGTTCACGGCCTCGCGGCAGACGGCGGATGGGAGTTGCGCGTGACCGAAGCCGAAGGCGACGCCCACGAGTACGCTCTCGAAGCGGCAGAGAGCGGGACGGAACTCGTCGCGGCGGCCGGCGGCGACGGGACGGTGAACGAGGTCGTCGGCGGGTTCGTCGACTCCGGGGTCGAGAACTGGCCGACGCTACTGATCGTCCCCGCCGGGACGGGGAACAACGCCGCGTCGAACCTCGGCATCGAGAGCATCGGCGAGGCGTTCTCGCTGGCAGAGTCGGGCCGACGAAGGCGTCTCGACCTCGGACGGGCTAACGACCGCGCGTTCCTCAACTCCTGTATCGGCGGGCTGACCGCCGAAGCCAGCCTCGAGACCGACTCCGAGAGCAAACGACGATTCGGCGTGCTCGCGTACGTGCTCAAGACGATCGAGACGGCGACGAACTACGACGGGGCACCGTTGCGGGTCACCCTCGAGAACGCCGACGCAGAGACGTCCGTCGTCTGGGAGGGGGACGTCGCGCTCGCGTTCATCGGGAACTGTCGCCGGTTCGGCCGGCGCCAGGCGCAGGCCCACGCCGAAGATGGGTTGCTCGAGGTGACCCTCGTCGAGAACGCGTCGATGCCGTCGATGGTCGGCGCGACGGCACTCGATCACCTCTTCGACCTGGATGCAGACGGAATCGTCCGTCACCGCGTGCCGCGGGTAACGATCGAGAGCCTCCACGACGAACCGATCACCTACAGCCTCGACGGGGAGGTTCTCGGGGCCGAGGAGCTCGACCTCGAGACTCTCCCGGGGGCGATTTCGGTCGTCGTGGGCGAAAACTACGCGTCGAACCCGGATGCCGAGGGTGCGGGCTGGTAG
- the purQ gene encoding phosphoribosylformylglycinamidine synthase I: protein MTVAVVRFGGSNCDRDAEAALEHLDIDAEIVWHEDGLPTDTTGIVLPGGFSYGDYLRAGAMAARSPILEEVREAAAEGVPVLGICNGAQVGCESGLTEGAFTTNESARFQCEHVFLRVERTDTPWTAAFEEGDVIEIPIAHGEGRFEIEEDRLTRLETEDRVLFRYCDAEGNLTDDANPNGSKHSVAGVLGETETVAVLMPHPERATLPDVGGTDGQEILRGFERALER, encoded by the coding sequence GTGACGGTCGCCGTCGTCCGCTTCGGCGGCTCGAACTGCGACCGCGACGCTGAAGCCGCCCTCGAGCACCTGGACATCGACGCCGAAATCGTCTGGCACGAGGACGGCCTCCCCACGGACACGACGGGGATCGTCCTCCCCGGCGGCTTCTCCTACGGCGACTACCTTCGCGCGGGCGCGATGGCCGCCCGATCCCCGATCCTGGAGGAGGTACGTGAGGCCGCCGCCGAGGGCGTCCCCGTCCTCGGGATCTGTAACGGCGCCCAGGTCGGCTGCGAGTCCGGCCTGACCGAGGGGGCGTTCACGACGAACGAGAGCGCCCGCTTCCAGTGTGAACACGTCTTCCTGCGAGTCGAGCGAACCGACACGCCCTGGACGGCCGCCTTCGAGGAGGGCGACGTGATCGAGATTCCGATCGCACACGGCGAGGGCCGCTTCGAGATCGAGGAGGATCGCCTCACGCGCCTCGAGACCGAGGACCGCGTCCTCTTTCGGTACTGTGACGCCGAGGGCAACCTCACCGACGACGCCAATCCGAACGGCTCGAAACACAGTGTTGCGGGCGTTTTGGGCGAGACGGAGACGGTGGCGGTATTGATGCCTCACCCCGAACGGGCGACGCTCCCGGACGTCGGCGGGACGGACGGACAGGAGATTCTGCGCGGGTTCGAACGGGCCCTCGAGCGGTAA
- the carA gene encoding glutamine-hydrolyzing carbamoyl-phosphate synthase small subunit: MNPAYVALESGHVLEGRARAPGTARGELVFTTAYTGYEESLTDPSYEEQILTFSYPLIGNYGVREERFESDRIHPRAVLARELTDDVAEWLASEGVPAVDHLDTRDVVTDVREGGAMKCGIAVGEDVTPDDARAELEQCEAMSDHTEIGAQVSVDEPVVRGVDNDGPTVALVDCGAKGSIVDSLVARDATVHVVPHDASTADVEAVDPDVLFVSNGPGDPVNFEAAIDLVQEFVEDTPVAGICLGQQIVAEALGGATEKMTFGHRGVNQPVLDLESGRVVMTTQNHGYTVAEPGDHLEVTQINVNDDTPEGLDGIEYDVLTRQYHPEANPGPEDTLNFFDDVLAMATPRRSPRAIPADD; encoded by the coding sequence ATGAACCCGGCCTACGTTGCGCTGGAGAGCGGTCACGTACTCGAGGGACGTGCTCGTGCTCCGGGTACCGCACGCGGGGAACTGGTTTTCACAACAGCATACACCGGCTACGAGGAGAGTCTCACCGACCCCTCCTACGAGGAACAGATCCTCACCTTCTCGTACCCGCTGATCGGCAACTACGGCGTCCGCGAAGAGCGCTTCGAGTCCGATCGAATCCACCCGCGAGCCGTCCTGGCCCGCGAGCTCACCGACGACGTCGCCGAGTGGCTCGCGTCCGAGGGCGTTCCGGCCGTCGACCACCTCGACACTCGCGACGTCGTCACCGACGTCCGCGAGGGCGGCGCCATGAAGTGTGGCATCGCCGTCGGCGAAGACGTCACCCCAGACGACGCCCGCGCGGAACTCGAGCAGTGTGAGGCGATGAGCGACCACACCGAGATCGGCGCACAGGTCAGCGTCGACGAACCCGTCGTCCGCGGCGTCGACAACGACGGCCCGACTGTCGCGCTCGTCGACTGCGGCGCGAAGGGATCGATCGTCGACTCGCTGGTCGCCCGCGACGCCACGGTTCACGTCGTCCCACACGACGCGAGCACCGCCGACGTCGAGGCCGTCGACCCGGACGTCCTGTTCGTCTCGAACGGTCCCGGCGACCCGGTCAACTTCGAGGCCGCGATCGACCTCGTCCAGGAATTCGTCGAGGACACGCCCGTGGCCGGCATCTGCCTCGGCCAGCAGATCGTCGCCGAGGCCCTGGGCGGGGCCACCGAGAAGATGACCTTCGGCCACCGCGGCGTCAACCAGCCCGTCCTGGACCTCGAGTCCGGCCGGGTCGTGATGACGACCCAGAACCACGGCTACACGGTCGCCGAACCCGGCGACCACCTCGAGGTCACCCAGATCAACGTCAACGACGACACGCCCGAAGGTCTCGACGGGATCGAGTACGACGTGCTCACCCGTCAGTACCACCCCGAAGCGAACCCCGGCCCCGAGGACACCCTCAACTTCTTCGACGACGTCCTCGCGATGGCGACCCCTCGACGCTCCCCTCGTGCGATCCCGGCTGACGACTGA
- a CDS encoding PHP domain-containing protein, translated as MFAVDLHAHTRFFHGHRGLGDRYDPIGVSLLARTARWRGLDGVATTNHDYYTPFERETATIVPGIEVTTTRGHVLVVGPDPPEETVPLEYTPAEVVDMAHDRGCAAIVAHPFRNSTVTDVSDLPFDAIEINGKHPRTQPLVERLVAEHDVPLVAGSDAHYPVEVGRAYTRIDADELTPESVVEAIQDGRVEAVVDRRPVDRFIRRWYRAIHSRKHPNDLLSKPTPGVGEPPQS; from the coding sequence ATGTTCGCCGTCGATTTACACGCACACACCCGGTTCTTCCACGGCCATCGGGGACTCGGGGATCGATACGATCCAATCGGCGTCTCGCTCCTCGCTCGAACCGCCCGCTGGCGCGGACTCGACGGCGTCGCGACGACCAACCACGACTACTACACCCCCTTCGAGCGCGAGACAGCAACCATCGTCCCCGGCATCGAGGTCACGACGACGCGCGGACACGTCCTGGTCGTCGGCCCGGATCCGCCAGAAGAGACGGTCCCGCTCGAGTACACCCCCGCAGAGGTGGTCGACATGGCCCACGACCGAGGTTGCGCGGCTATCGTCGCTCACCCGTTTCGAAACAGTACGGTGACCGACGTCTCGGACCTCCCGTTCGACGCCATCGAGATCAACGGCAAACACCCACGGACGCAGCCGCTGGTCGAGCGGCTCGTGGCCGAACACGACGTTCCGCTCGTCGCCGGGAGCGACGCCCACTATCCGGTCGAGGTCGGCCGGGCGTACACGCGAATCGACGCCGACGAATTGACCCCCGAGTCGGTCGTCGAGGCGATCCAGGACGGTCGGGTCGAGGCGGTCGTCGACCGACGGCCAGTCGACCGATTCATTCGACGCTGGTATCGGGCGATCCACAGCCGAAAACACCCGAACGACCTGCTCTCGAAGCCGACGCCCGGCGTCGGTGAACCACCGCAGAGCTAG
- a CDS encoding DUF7519 family protein gives MTVSDPDASADETVRNGTAAGGGSRTRTDGGAEPGTSPRVGNTRSNPNTSPGSATRSSSSVVSGGNHGTRVHSRLESARTAASAAGKRGTSALLGAVRSALTQPTTSDVATLLLTLAICLAVGGSLIGTRLAAVATVGGVGAALVATLLGSDRPVRRAVGGALAVPAAVLVAVPVTVAWAFAVGVAGFGPFAAVTVWSLVVAALAGTLASWDRLGDGGVHAAARGAMLAALGVVAVVVVRVLPEAGVRERVGPAVAEVTGVASGVLLEPGQTLATVSFFGLVLATAATVFVTVGYVPIERLVPPDRRETVSRVVGDVRRGNSIAIRATLVGLTGVVMLPALLEQFSDVPLSPRELATIVPAPAGEALAAIVVARELRTLFLVVLAVAVLVAALEWSRRALRRGLAVVLARLAAPMVGGVVLTLVFASVLATPAVEASLEALVRQIEPQVVADLLLEFPPIALVVAVLLVALGMLSSLFGTVSLLRAIRLLPPRAVGSALAAMAILGLAGSLVVIGRTEAAIWTAAGAFVVWDVGEYADGLRAELGRDAATMRAELVHALSAVATGGAVALGTVGLYRWAASDVLVVDRRLAAAALGAALLAVVLVALVLRK, from the coding sequence ATGACGGTGTCCGACCCGGACGCGAGTGCGGATGAAACCGTCCGAAACGGGACTGCCGCTGGAGGCGGCTCTCGCACACGGACCGATGGCGGGGCCGAACCAGGTACGTCGCCTCGAGTCGGCAATACGCGTTCGAATCCGAATACGAGTCCAGGTTCGGCTACGAGGTCGAGTTCGAGCGTCGTCTCGGGCGGCAATCACGGGACGCGCGTCCACTCGCGCCTCGAGTCGGCCCGAACCGCCGCGAGCGCGGCCGGGAAACGTGGAACGAGTGCCCTACTCGGGGCCGTTCGAAGCGCCCTGACGCAGCCGACGACGAGCGACGTCGCGACCCTCCTGCTCACGCTCGCCATCTGTCTCGCCGTCGGCGGGTCCCTGATCGGCACCCGTCTCGCGGCCGTCGCGACGGTCGGTGGCGTCGGCGCGGCGCTGGTCGCCACCTTGCTCGGGAGCGATCGCCCAGTTCGTCGCGCCGTCGGCGGGGCGCTCGCCGTCCCCGCGGCCGTCCTGGTCGCCGTTCCCGTGACGGTCGCCTGGGCGTTCGCCGTCGGCGTCGCCGGCTTCGGCCCGTTCGCGGCGGTGACCGTCTGGTCGCTCGTCGTCGCCGCCCTCGCCGGGACGCTGGCGTCCTGGGACCGACTGGGCGACGGCGGGGTCCATGCGGCTGCCAGAGGCGCGATGCTCGCCGCACTCGGGGTCGTGGCCGTGGTCGTCGTTCGCGTGCTCCCCGAGGCCGGCGTCAGGGAGCGTGTGGGGCCGGCGGTTGCCGAAGTGACGGGGGTCGCCAGTGGCGTCCTCCTCGAGCCAGGCCAGACTCTGGCGACCGTCTCGTTCTTCGGGCTGGTCCTGGCGACCGCCGCGACCGTCTTCGTGACGGTCGGCTACGTCCCGATCGAACGCCTCGTCCCGCCCGATCGGCGCGAGACCGTCTCGCGAGTCGTCGGCGACGTTCGCCGCGGCAACTCGATCGCGATTCGTGCGACGCTGGTCGGTCTCACCGGGGTCGTGATGCTTCCGGCGCTGCTCGAGCAGTTCTCGGACGTTCCGCTTTCGCCTCGGGAACTCGCGACAATCGTACCGGCACCGGCAGGCGAGGCGCTGGCCGCGATCGTCGTCGCGCGGGAGCTTCGAACCCTGTTTCTCGTCGTCCTCGCCGTCGCAGTGCTCGTGGCCGCCCTCGAGTGGTCTCGGCGGGCGCTACGGCGCGGCCTGGCCGTGGTACTCGCTCGACTGGCGGCTCCGATGGTCGGCGGGGTCGTGCTGACGCTCGTGTTCGCGTCGGTGCTCGCCACGCCTGCCGTCGAGGCGTCCCTCGAGGCCCTGGTTCGCCAGATCGAACCGCAGGTGGTCGCGGATCTGCTGCTCGAGTTCCCGCCGATCGCGCTCGTCGTCGCCGTCCTGCTCGTTGCGCTGGGGATGCTCTCGTCGCTGTTCGGGACGGTCTCGTTGCTTCGAGCGATTCGCCTCCTGCCGCCGCGGGCGGTCGGTTCGGCGCTGGCAGCGATGGCGATTCTCGGTCTCGCTGGTTCGCTCGTGGTCATCGGCCGGACGGAGGCAGCGATCTGGACGGCCGCCGGCGCGTTCGTCGTCTGGGACGTCGGCGAGTACGCGGACGGGCTCCGCGCCGAACTCGGGCGGGACGCGGCGACGATGCGGGCCGAACTCGTCCACGCGCTCAGCGCGGTCGCGACCGGTGGCGCGGTCGCACTCGGGACCGTCGGCCTCTACCGCTGGGCGGCGAGCGACGTCCTCGTCGTCGATCGACGGCTCGCGGCGGCGGCGCTGGGGGCGGCGCTGCTGGCGGTCGTGCTGGTCGCCCTGGTCCTTCGCAAGTGA
- a CDS encoding DUF58 domain-containing protein: MSRVPRWQGAVVVALAICLLAVVLGAPALFVVAVVPLGYVLVGVASGAPSTDIAVERTLDDDRPRPGQPVCVTLSVTNEGDQVLPDVRVVDAVPENVPVVDGSSAFATAIRPGETVSHEYVVLPPRGQYAFGTPRVRVRNLAASALETLEPDAGGDGSLTCETLLDSFAVRDRTIRFVGRTPTDEGGSGIEFYAAREYRHGDPINRIDWHRLARTGDLATIEHREERAVTMVFLVDDRAGVHCESRSGGPDSHDLTLYAASRGVLASLQDGNRTGFATLADDVWVDPGGGDDVRRRVDDAVGESAGGDGAPTRLAADGGTLATDLETRLPRNAQVVLCSPLTDDAAVDLVEQLRLRGRTVTVVSPDMTTSVSGGERSSGTAIAGIERRNRVDDLRGLGSVVVDWDLADPLSVELARAIRAMGGAR; the protein is encoded by the coding sequence ATGAGCCGCGTTCCCCGCTGGCAGGGTGCGGTCGTCGTCGCCCTCGCGATCTGTCTCCTCGCCGTGGTGCTGGGGGCGCCCGCACTCTTCGTGGTCGCCGTCGTTCCGCTGGGGTACGTCCTGGTCGGCGTCGCGAGCGGCGCCCCGTCGACCGACATCGCCGTCGAGCGAACCCTCGACGACGATCGACCGCGGCCCGGCCAGCCGGTTTGCGTGACCCTCTCGGTGACCAACGAGGGCGACCAGGTGCTCCCTGACGTGCGAGTCGTCGATGCGGTCCCCGAGAACGTGCCGGTGGTCGACGGATCGAGTGCGTTCGCGACCGCAATCCGACCCGGGGAAACCGTCAGCCACGAGTACGTGGTGCTGCCGCCCCGGGGTCAGTACGCGTTCGGCACGCCCCGCGTTCGCGTCCGGAACCTGGCCGCGAGTGCGCTCGAGACGCTCGAGCCCGACGCTGGGGGCGACGGCTCGCTAACCTGCGAGACGCTCCTGGACTCGTTCGCCGTTCGCGACCGGACGATCCGCTTCGTCGGGCGGACGCCGACCGACGAGGGCGGGAGCGGGATCGAGTTCTACGCGGCCCGGGAGTACCGCCACGGCGATCCGATCAACCGGATCGACTGGCACCGCCTCGCCCGGACGGGCGATCTCGCGACGATCGAACACCGCGAGGAACGCGCCGTCACGATGGTCTTCCTCGTCGACGACCGCGCCGGCGTCCACTGCGAGTCGCGCTCTGGCGGCCCCGACTCGCACGACCTGACGCTGTACGCCGCCTCGCGCGGCGTGCTCGCCTCCCTCCAGGACGGCAACCGAACCGGGTTCGCGACGCTCGCGGACGACGTGTGGGTCGACCCCGGCGGGGGCGACGACGTTCGTCGGCGCGTGGACGACGCGGTCGGCGAGTCGGCCGGTGGCGATGGCGCCCCCACCCGCCTCGCCGCCGACGGTGGGACGCTGGCGACCGACCTCGAGACGCGCCTCCCTCGCAACGCGCAGGTCGTCCTCTGTAGCCCACTCACGGACGACGCGGCGGTCGACCTGGTCGAACAGCTCCGTCTCCGTGGACGGACGGTGACCGTCGTGAGCCCGGACATGACGACCAGCGTGTCCGGCGGCGAGCGGTCGTCAGGAACGGCGATCGCCGGCATCGAACGCCGGAATCGCGTCGACGACCTGCGGGGACTCGGCTCCGTCGTCGTCGACTGGGACCTGGCCGACCCACTGTCGGTCGAGCTGGCCCGGGCGATCCGTGCGATGGGGGGTGCTCGATGA
- a CDS encoding NUDIX hydrolase, with protein sequence MNESTESGELPHKNAAQDVIAVDADDTELGLVNRLEAHTGEGTRHRAFTSLVFDQDDNILLAQRAPGKRLWGTYWDGTVASHPVEGQSQEDATRQRLEEELGITPDQYEDVRLTDRFEYKRYFENAGVEHEVCAVLEVTLHDTTLDPDEEEVAGLMWVPYERLSTHPEWYRQLRLCPWFEIAMRRDTR encoded by the coding sequence ATGAACGAGTCGACGGAATCCGGAGAACTGCCACACAAGAACGCCGCCCAGGACGTCATCGCGGTCGACGCTGACGACACCGAACTCGGCCTGGTCAACCGTCTCGAGGCTCACACCGGCGAGGGGACGCGCCACCGGGCGTTCACGTCGCTCGTGTTCGACCAGGACGACAACATCCTGCTCGCCCAGCGGGCCCCCGGAAAGCGCCTCTGGGGGACCTACTGGGACGGGACGGTTGCCTCCCACCCTGTCGAGGGCCAGAGCCAGGAGGATGCGACGCGCCAGCGACTCGAGGAGGAACTCGGCATCACACCGGATCAGTACGAGGACGTCCGCCTCACCGACCGCTTCGAGTACAAGCGGTACTTCGAGAACGCGGGCGTCGAACACGAGGTCTGTGCCGTCCTGGAGGTGACACTCCACGACACGACGCTCGACCCGGACGAGGAGGAGGTCGCGGGGCTCATGTGGGTGCCGTACGAACGGCTCTCGACCCATCCCGAGTGGTACCGACAGCTTCGCCTGTGCCCCTGGTTCGAGATCGCGATGCGACGGGATACCCGGTGA
- a CDS encoding MBL fold metallo-hydrolase, which yields MSNTDIDASEVARRIVDDDTENLFVLDVRNEDDYEEWQIPTSTNVPVYDELLEYDYSGLEDHLEELPENEEIAVVCVAGVTSARAAAFLRDHGFDAKSIPDGMNDWGRVHLEYEIPDAEGVVQIVRPGTGCVSYLAHDGEEAVAVDPTQYVDRYLGLADDHDLEIVGVVDTHAHADHVSGARRLAGELDVPYHLHAADAGELESITALADGDTISVGDRDLETMHTPGHTPGSVSLRFGDALLSGDTLFLRSVGRPDLEDGSEDAIREASGQLFDSLDGLLDLPNETVVLPGHFSDEDVRPLATELGDLRAETTNELLGYVEDGNEEAFVETIVESLSDEPANYNEIKQINWGKEQPGGDVETLELGPNNCAAN from the coding sequence ATGAGCAATACTGATATCGACGCGTCCGAGGTCGCGCGCCGCATCGTTGACGACGATACCGAGAACCTGTTCGTCCTCGACGTCCGCAACGAGGATGACTACGAGGAGTGGCAGATTCCAACCAGCACGAACGTCCCGGTCTACGACGAACTGCTCGAGTACGACTACTCGGGGCTCGAAGATCACCTCGAGGAACTCCCCGAAAACGAGGAGATCGCCGTCGTCTGCGTCGCGGGCGTCACGTCCGCCCGTGCCGCCGCGTTCCTCCGCGACCACGGGTTCGACGCGAAGTCGATCCCCGACGGGATGAACGACTGGGGCCGCGTCCACCTGGAGTACGAGATTCCCGATGCAGAAGGCGTCGTACAGATCGTCCGACCCGGTACCGGTTGCGTCTCCTACCTCGCACACGACGGCGAGGAAGCCGTCGCCGTCGATCCGACCCAGTACGTCGATCGGTACCTGGGCCTCGCCGACGACCATGACCTCGAAATCGTTGGCGTCGTCGACACGCACGCCCACGCCGACCACGTCTCCGGGGCGCGTCGACTGGCCGGCGAACTCGACGTCCCGTACCACCTCCACGCGGCGGATGCGGGCGAACTGGAGTCGATCACAGCTCTGGCAGACGGCGATACGATTTCGGTCGGCGACCGGGACCTCGAAACGATGCACACGCCCGGCCACACGCCCGGGAGCGTCTCGTTGCGCTTCGGCGACGCACTCCTCTCCGGGGACACGCTGTTCCTCCGGAGCGTCGGCCGCCCCGACCTCGAGGACGGGTCCGAGGACGCTATCCGCGAGGCGTCCGGCCAGTTGTTCGACAGCCTCGACGGACTCCTGGACCTCCCCAACGAGACCGTCGTCCTCCCCGGGCACTTCAGCGACGAGGACGTGCGCCCGCTCGCGACCGAACTCGGCGACCTCCGGGCGGAGACGACGAACGAACTCCTGGGGTACGTCGAAGACGGTAACGAGGAGGCGTTCGTCGAAACCATCGTCGAGAGCCTCTCCGACGAACCCGCGAACTACAACGAGATCAAGCAGATCAACTGGGGTAAAGAACAGCCCGGCGGCGACGTCGAAACCCTCGAACTCGGACCCAACAACTGCGCCGCCAACTGA
- a CDS encoding DUF7269 family protein translates to MSRRPSTLGLLAGTALATGLLALGTGLLYRPATVLEAVPELEAALSTLDPTHLVLAFALVLLVVAPTITAAGRFRVDAPRPLDASSTEPFAGARSLSDTSSRLAGAVYDDWIDRATAYDDEPRSVRERARTELVDALRLVAADTYATRAGLDRADALAAIRAGTWTDDQRAAAFLADEDGPSTPLSLWLIDLCSTADPFTRGLEHAIEAVEAIRERPVRAGIEGKRREGSR, encoded by the coding sequence GTGAGCCGTCGCCCGTCGACGCTCGGTCTGCTCGCCGGAACCGCCCTCGCGACCGGACTGCTCGCACTCGGTACGGGCCTGCTGTACCGCCCGGCGACGGTGCTCGAGGCGGTTCCCGAACTCGAGGCGGCGCTCTCGACGCTGGACCCGACCCACCTGGTGCTGGCGTTCGCGCTCGTCCTCCTGGTCGTCGCCCCGACGATCACGGCTGCTGGCCGGTTCCGGGTCGACGCGCCGCGGCCACTCGATGCGAGTTCGACCGAGCCGTTCGCCGGCGCTCGCTCGCTGTCCGATACCTCGTCCCGACTCGCTGGTGCGGTCTACGACGACTGGATCGACCGCGCGACGGCGTACGACGACGAGCCCCGTTCGGTTCGCGAACGAGCTCGAACGGAACTCGTCGACGCGCTTCGTTTGGTCGCGGCCGACACCTACGCGACTCGCGCCGGGCTGGACCGGGCGGACGCGCTGGCGGCGATCCGGGCGGGTACCTGGACTGACGACCAGCGGGCGGCCGCCTTCCTCGCCGACGAGGACGGCCCGTCGACGCCGCTGTCGCTCTGGCTGATCGACCTCTGCAGTACGGCCGATCCCTTCACGCGCGGGCTCGAGCACGCGATCGAGGCCGTCGAGGCGATTCGGGAGCGCCCTGTGAGGGCGGGGATCGAAGGCAAACGACGCGAGGGCTCGCGATGA
- the purS gene encoding phosphoribosylformylglycinamidine synthase subunit PurS produces the protein MTAYTATVTVRLKRGVLDPEAETTRRALERLGFSLEALRSADRFEIDLEAASADEAADRADEMAERLLANPTIHDYDVAVDER, from the coding sequence ATGACCGCCTACACCGCCACGGTGACCGTCCGACTCAAACGCGGCGTCCTCGACCCCGAGGCCGAGACCACCCGTCGTGCCCTCGAGCGACTGGGGTTCTCGCTCGAGGCGCTTCGCTCGGCCGATCGCTTCGAGATCGACCTCGAGGCGGCGTCGGCCGATGAGGCGGCCGATCGAGCCGACGAGATGGCCGAACGACTGCTCGCGAACCCGACCATCCACGACTACGACGTGGCGGTCGACGAGCGATAG
- a CDS encoding Lrp/AsnC family transcriptional regulator produces the protein MDDLDRHILNILRRDARTPYTEIAEEVGTSEGTVRNRVERMNADGVIERFTVTTRTGNVKAMIEVSVAVDVDTASVSERMAEWAEVDFVWQVSGEQDIVLVVDAADTRSVNELITQAREQEEVVSTKTRLILEEKLG, from the coding sequence ATGGACGATCTCGACCGACACATCCTGAACATCCTCCGGCGAGACGCCCGCACGCCGTACACGGAGATCGCCGAGGAGGTTGGAACGAGCGAGGGGACCGTCAGAAACCGCGTCGAACGCATGAACGCCGACGGCGTGATCGAACGATTCACCGTCACCACGCGCACGGGGAACGTCAAGGCGATGATCGAGGTCAGCGTCGCCGTCGACGTCGACACCGCGAGCGTCTCCGAGCGCATGGCCGAGTGGGCGGAAGTCGACTTCGTCTGGCAGGTCTCGGGCGAACAGGACATCGTGCTCGTCGTCGACGCCGCCGACACGCGTAGCGTCAACGAACTCATCACGCAGGCGCGCGAGCAGGAGGAGGTCGTGAGTACGAAGACGCGGCTGATCCTCGAGGAAAAACTGGGCTGA